In one window of Drosophila innubila isolate TH190305 chromosome 2L unlocalized genomic scaffold, UK_Dinn_1.0 4_B_2L, whole genome shotgun sequence DNA:
- the LOC117779443 gene encoding unconventional myosin-VIIa — MSEFLREHGEYVWVKPQNTSCEFAVPFGARIVRTEKTQTLVCDDANKQFWVPAGDVLKAMHLTSHEDVEDMITLGDLQEYTILRNLQTRYAKQLIYTYTGSMLVAINPYQILPIYTHREIQLYRNKKLTELPPHIFAISDNAFQRLQRHKENQCVVISGESGAGKTESTKLILQYLAAISGKHSWIEQQIIESNPIMEAFGNAKTVRNDNSSRFGKYIDIRFTPEGAIQGARVQQYLLEKSRIVFQSRDERNYHIFYCMLAGLSAAERARLQLEDQSPSQYHYLAQGGCFTLPGKQDAKDFADIRAAMKVLSFKPDEVWCILSLLAAILHLGNLRFKATEVANLETAEVDDIVNLQRVAELLGLATSPLNAALTQRTIFVHGEHVVTSLSKESALEGRDAFVKSLYDGIFVRIVRRINDTIDKKSDAPVNSIGVLDIFGFENFDNNSFEQLCINYANENLQQFFVAHIFKMEQAEYQLEHINWQHIEFQDNQDILDLIGMKPVNIMSLIDEESKFPKGTDHTLLEKLHVQHGNRSIYVKGKTTQTSLFGIRHYAGVVMYNPLGFLEKNRDSFSSDLRNLVQRANNKYLVDIFPHEMPMDTAKKQPTLSVKFRNSLDMLIRTLSQAHPYFIRCIKPNEYKEPNNFDKELCVRQLRYSGMMETARIRRAGYPIRHAYRAFVERYRLLVPRTGPLDQCDCRLLARQICETALPADSDRQFGRTKLFLRDEDDALLEAERSRVMLKYIVTIQRGIRRVLFRRYLLKYRQAIITVQRYWRGRYHRRRYQTMKRGFHRLGACIAAQQLTTKFTMVRSRTIKLQALCRGYLARKRFALQLTAKRQKHKELKRVQEQELLRLKAEQAEKEQLRLKAEQQQQLRLKAEQEQQAQQRQAEELRLKEQIAARNAIAMSAVQQPKRTKSIKRSEQPVLPAPTLQARMSLPPPPPMSPIAITPMAGRPSSSAARTNGNAVETPGYESSKQIVDDVFGFLNDEPDVSGPLGPNVKEKSLLFERELRLRKDIPTKLLSRPVNYYEAAPRKIVNQTRL; from the exons ATGTCCGAATTTCTGCGGGAACAT GGTGAATATGTGTGGGTCAAGCCACAGAATACATCATGTGAATTTGCAGTTCCCTTTGGAGCACGCATCGTGCGGACGGAGAAAACTCAAACCCTGGTCTGCGATGATGCCAACAAACAGTTTTGGGTGCCAGCTGGCGATGTGCTCAAGGCTATGCATCTTACATCTCACGAGGATGTCGAAGACATGATAACATTGGGGGATCTGCAGGAATATACGATTCTACGGAATCTACAAACACGCTATGCCAAGCAGTTGATATAT ACATATACAGGCTCCATGCTGGTGGCCATTAATCCCTACCAGATACTGCCCATCTACACACATCGAGAGATTCAACTGTATCGCAACAAGAAACTCACAGAACTGCCCCCGCATATCTTTGCGATCAGCGATAATGCCTTTCAGCGTCTGCAGCGGCACAAGGAGAATCAATGTGTTGTAATCAGCGGCGAATCGGGAGCTGGGAAGACAGAGAGCACCAAGTTGATCCTGCAATATTTGGCTGCGATCAGTGGAAAGCATTCGTGGATTGAGCAACAAATCATCGAATCGAATCCCATAATGGAAGCCTTTGGAAATGCCAAAACTGTGAGGAATGATAACTCCTCAAGGTTTGGCAAATATATTGATATACGCTTCACGCCAGAGGGTGCCATACAGGGTGCTCGTGTACAGCAATATTTGCTGGAGAAATCACGCATTGTCTTCCAGAGTCGCGATGAGCgaaattatcatattttttactGCATGTTGGCGGGTCTAAGTGCGGCGGAGCGAGCTCGCCTTCAACTGGAGGATCAGTCTCCCAGTCAATATCATTATCTGGCACAAGGAGGATGTTTTACACTGCCAGGAAAACAAGATGCCAAGGACTTTGCCGACATACGAGCTGCCATGAAGGTGCTCTCCTTCAAACCAGATGAAGTCTGGTGCATACTCAGTCTTCTGGCTGCAATTTTACATCTGGGAAACTTACGCTTTAAGGCTACTGAGGTGGCAAATCTAGAGACTGCCGAGGTGGACGATATTGTGAACTTGCAACGCGTGGCAGAGCTATTGGGACTGGCAACATCGCCACTAAATGCGGCACTCACACAACGCACCATCTTTGTGCATGGCGAGCATGTGGTGACCAGTTTGTCCAAGGAATCTGCTTTAGAAGGACGCGATGCCTTTGTGAAATCCCTTTATGATGGCATCTTTGTGCGCATCGTGCGTCGCATCAATGACACCATCGATAAGAAGTCTGACGCACCAGTCAACAGCATTGGAGTCCTGGACATCTTTGGCTTCGAGAACTTTGACAATAATAGCTTCGAGCAGCTATGCATTAACTATGCCAATGAGAATCTTCAGCAGTTTTTCGTCGCACACATATTCAAG ATGGAGCAGGCAGAGTATCAGCTAGAGCACATCAACTGGCAGCACATTGAGTTCCAGGATAATCAGGACATACTCGATCTCATTGGCATGAAGCCGGTGAACATTATGTCTCTGATCGATGAGGAATCCAAATTTCCCAAGGGCACAGATCACACGCTGCTGGAGAAGTTGCACGTACAACACGGCAATCGTTCCATTTATGTCAAGGGAAAGACGACACAAACTTCGCTCTTTGGCATACGACATTATGCTGGCGTTGTCATGTATAATCCTTTGGGATTCCTTGAAAAGAATCGTGATTCCTTTAGCAGCGATCTACGGAATTTGGTTCAACGCGCCAACAACAAGTATTTGGTGGACATCTTTCCACATGAAATGCCCATGGATACCGCCAAAAAGCAGCCGACTTTAAGCGTCAAGTTCCGCAATTCTCTGGACATGTTAATACGCACCTTATCACAGGCTCATCCCTACTTCATACGCTGCATTAAGCCCAATGAGTACAAGGAACCAAAT AACTTTGACAAGGAGCTGTGTGTCCGTCAATTGCGCTACTCGGGCATGATGGAGACGGCGAGGATTCGTCGAGCTGGCTATCCCATACGGCACGCCTATCGCGCCTTTGTGGAGCGTTATCGCCTGTTGGTGCCACGCACTGGACCCTTGGATCAATGTGATTGTCGTTTGTTGGCGCGACAAATCTGCGAGACGGCTTTGCCCGCGGACTCGGATCGTCAGTTTGGACGCACGAAGCTGTTTTTGCGTGATGAGGATGATGCACTGTTGGAAGCCGAGCGTTCACGTGTAATGCTCAAATACATCGTGACCATACAGAGGGGAATTCGACGTGTTCTTTTCCGTCGTTATTTGCTGAAATATCGTCAGGCGATTATTACCGTACAGCGTTATTGGCGTGGACGTTATCATCGTCGTAGATATCAGACTATGAAACGAGGCTTCCATAGACTGGGCGCCTGCATTGCAGCACAGCAGCTGACCACCAAGTTTACCATGGTGCGCAGTCGTACAATTAAATTGCAGGCACTGTGTCGTGGTTATTTGGCAAGAAAACGTTTTGCTTTGCAGTTGACAGCAAAGCGACAGAAGCACAAGGAGCTGAAACGTGTCCAGGAGCAGGAGCTGTTGCGTCTAAAGGCAGAGCAGGCAGAGAAGGAGCAGCTGCGTCTAAAAGcagaacagcagcagcaactgcgtCTGAAGGcagagcaggagcagcaagcGCAGCAGCGACAGGCGGAGGAGCTGCGTCTTAAGGAACAGATTGCGGCAAGAAATGCCATCGCCATGAGCGCAGTGCAACAGCCCAAACGCACAAAATCCATTAAGAGATCAGAGCAGCCAGTGCTGCCTGCACCCACGTTGCAAGCACGCATGTCCttgccaccgccgccgccaaTGTCCCCGATTGCAATTACACCAATGGCAGGACGACCGAGCAGCAGTGCAGCTCGAACAAATGGCAATGCTGTGGAGACACCTGGCTATGAGTCATCCAAACAGATTGTGGACGATGTCTTTGGTTTCCTCAACGATGAACCGGATGTGAGTGGGCCACTGGGGCCGAATGTAAAGGAGAAATCCTTGCTGTTTGAGCGGGAGCTGCGCTTGCGCAAAGATATCCCAACGAAGCTGCTGTCCCGACCCGTCAATTACTATGAGGCAGCGCCTCGCAAGATTGTCAATCAGACGCGTCTCTAG